A segment of the Zingiber officinale cultivar Zhangliang chromosome 8B, Zo_v1.1, whole genome shotgun sequence genome:
AATTTCTTGTACGAAGTTACGAAGGGTGACGACGACGTCAAGCTGAGCAGCCTGCTCAGGGAGCGAGGCGAGGTGTCGCACGTACGTAACGCGCAGAGCCAAGCGATCGCGATTTTGGTGCAAGAGTAACAACTGTTGGATGGTTTCAGACAGGGCTTCTTCAAATGTGAAGTCGGCACGGAGACTTAAGACAAAAATTTTTGTCGttgaaaaatattctttttttttaaaaattatttttgacgtCATGATCTACAAGTTGCCCTGACatgcatgcatcatatatgtggCGTGTGTATCAAGTTGTCAGACGCACTGTGCTGGACACCTTTCAGTGTTACGAGAAATACCTTTCCTACAGTGAGAAATAATGAAGGATCTCTCGACCTTTGTGTCTTAGCATATGCCATCCGTCATGACTGCATCCAACAGTCATGGAACGGTATTTTTTTGTTTAGCAACTCAGGTGTCCCACGCCCTGTGGGCCCGTGTCTACTACCAAAGACTACGGAGTACAAACGGCCCGGTCTCTTAACAAGCCCTCGCTGCGCCAGATGCTGCTGCGAAATCTAATAATTCATAATGAAAGATTGAGCACAATGGTCAACGTAGGCGGCCAACTAAAAATCTAATTGTCCGAAGAACTTCCGTTTCTTTTGACACCCATCAAGGAACAAAAAAATCAGATGGAACAATCCAAGGCCGTGGAATTTCCGCTCGTCGCTCTCCGGCCGTTCGTTCTCGCCGACGCCGACTCCCTGATGACGTGGGCTTCCGACGCCCGCGTCACCCTCTTCCAGCGCCGCCACCCCCTCACCGCCGTCGACGACGCCCGCCGCTACATCGCCGACCACATCCTCCCCCACCCCTTCTACCGCGCCATCTGCCTCGGCGCCAGCGGGCGCCCCGTCGGCTCCATCTCGGTCCAGCGGTCCAACGAGCCCCACCGGGCCTCCGTGGGCTACCGCGTGGCCCACGATTTCTGGGGCCGCGGGATCGCCACGGCCGCGCTCAGGGCGGTGACGCCGGCCGTGTTCGAGGCCTGGCCGGAGCTGGAAAGGCTGGAGGCGGTGGCGGACGTGGAGAACCCGGCGTCTCAGCGGGTGCTGGAGAAGGCCGGGTTCCACAGGGAGGGCGTGTTGCGGAAGTACGTGATGTTGAAGGGCGAGAGCAGGGACATGGTGATGTACAGCTTCTTGGCTAGCGATCTCTCCAAGCTCTGCTCTGATGCCAGAGTGAAATGAATCATGCACCTGGAACATTATAGAATTTTATTCGGTTTGGCGAATAAAATCTTATTGACTTTCGTGTTCGTCCTTGATTTGGGAACAATCACTAGACATTTTACACTCTTAAGGCACTTTTCAAAATTGTCGGATCTTAGTATTAATCTCAACCTCTAATTGGTCTATCGTCAGGATTAGTTATACTTAAATCCAATTAATTATAGTTAAGATAACAAAAaggataaatatatatatatatatatatatatatatatatatttttttatgaatcactttttt
Coding sequences within it:
- the LOC122017492 gene encoding uncharacterized N-acetyltransferase p20-like: MEQSKAVEFPLVALRPFVLADADSLMTWASDARVTLFQRRHPLTAVDDARRYIADHILPHPFYRAICLGASGRPVGSISVQRSNEPHRASVGYRVAHDFWGRGIATAALRAVTPAVFEAWPELERLEAVADVENPASQRVLEKAGFHREGVLRKYVMLKGESRDMVMYSFLASDLSKLCSDARVK